TCGTAGATGTAGGCGAAGATCAGGATTCGACGGATTCGGTTGGTGGCGGCGAGGTCGATGTACATGTTCTCGCCGCCGGAGCCGCTCCGGTCATCCCCGTCGAGGTAGATGATCGGCTGTCCCTCGCGGGGCGCCTGGAACGAATTGCCCAGGGCCTGGACGATTCCCTTGCTGCCGTCGGTGAACTCCCACAGGCAGCCGAGGTCGAGGTCGATGCCCTTGGCCTTGCGGAAGAAGCCGCCGCCGGAGGAGTTCGCGGTCCAGCTGAGGTTGACGCGCACCTGGCCGGTGGTCGCGCCCTGCTTGCTCAACGAGATGCTCGGCGCCGACTTGGTCAGCGTGATCTTGGAGAGCGACACCGGTTGGGCCGGCGGCTGCTGGCCCTGGACCGGTGCGGGCGGTGTTGATGCAGGCGGGGTCGGGGGGTGCGGCGGTTGGGCTTTCGGTCGCTTGGTGTAGTCGATCCCCATCAGGTTTCCTCATCTCGTCTGCGCGGCATCGTCGTCGGTCGCGTGATCTGGTGTCCAGGGTAGTGGAGAACAGCGTTCTCAATCCGTCTCGGGAGCGAGCGTCCGCCACAGGAACTCGAACGCGAGCGCGGACTTGAACGCGGCCTGCTTGTTGTCCGCGGCGCCGCCGTGGCCGCCCTCGATGTTTTCGTAGTAGAGCACCTCGTGACCGCTTTCCTCCAGCCGCGCAACGAGTTTGCGGGCGTGTCCGGGATGGACGCGGTCGTCTCGGGTGGACGTCGTGACCAGGATCGGCGGGTACGAGGCGCCGGGATCGATGTTCTGGTAGGGCGAGAACGGCTTCATGAACTCCCACTGCTCGGGGTCGTCGGGGTCGCCGTACTCGGCCACCCACGACGCGCCGGCGAGGAGCAGGTGATAGCGCTTCATGTCGATCAGAGGGACCTGACACACCAACGCGCCGAAGAGTTCCGGGTATCGGGTGAGCATGACGCCCATGAGGAGCCCGCCGTTGGAACCGCCCTGTGCGCCCAGCTGTTCCGGAGTGGTGAGGTCACCGTCGACGAGGGCACGTGCCACGGCGGCGAAGTCCTCGTACACCTTGTGACGTCCGGCCTTCTGCGCCTGCGTGTGCCACGACGGACCGTATTCGCCGCCGCCGCGAATGTTCGCGATGACGTAGATGCCGCCGCGCTCGATCCAGTTCTTGCCCGACAACGAGAGGTAACTGGGTGTGAGCGAGTTCTCGAACCCGCCGTAGCCGTAGAGCAGGGTGGGACCGCTGGTCACCTCCCGTCGACGGATCACAAAGTAGGGAATCTGTGTTCCGTCGTCGGACGTGGCGAAATGCTGCTCGGCGATCACCGATTCGGAGTCGAAGTACCTCGGGCTGCGCTTGATGACCTCCGGCGCGGTCCCGTTGCTGTGCAGGAGGCTCGGCGGATCGGTGAACGAGGTGGCCATCCAGAACACCTCGTCGCTCTCGTCCGGATCGGTGTCGAGGACGGACACGGTGGCGAGACCCGGGAGGCCAGGGAAGTCGATGACCTCCCAGCTGCCGAGCTTGCGCACCTCGACTCTGGTGTGCACGTCGTGCAGGGTCACGATGATGAGTTGCGAACGCGTGTAGGCATAGTCGACGAGACTCGTGTGGGCATCCGGGGTGAACAGCACGGTCGCGTCGCGGCCACCGGCCCGGTAGTCGTCGTAGTCGAAGGCCAGCAGGGTGCCCGGGGCGTGGGTCGTGCCGTCGACCGTCCACTCCGACCGCGTCATCACCAGCAGCCAGTTCATCCGCACACCGGCGTGGGCATCGGTCGGGACGTCGACGAGTTCCGGTTCGCCGCCGCGCAATTCGAACATCAGCGAGTTGAAGAAGTCCGTCGAACGCAAGATGAAATGTCGCTCGAAGCCGGGGGTGTCGTCGTAGATCGCATGCACCGACACGTCGCTCTTCTCGCCGGCGAAGACGGTGGTCGCGGCCTCCAGCGGGGTGCCCCGCGACCAGCGTTTGACCACGCGGGGATAGCCGGAGTCGGTCAACGACCCGACGCCGTCCGGCTGATCGCCGAAATCGGTTCCGACATAGACGGTGTCGCGGTCGATCCAGCGCACACTCGACTTGTTCTCCGGCAGGGAGAAGCCGTCGGTGATCCACTGCCGCGTCGGGATGTCGAACTCGCGGATCACGCTCGCGTCGGCACCGCCCCGCGACAGCGAGACCAGCGCGCGTTCGTACTCGGGACGGAGCACCGTGGCCCCCGACCACACCCAGTTCTCGTCCTCGGTGCGCGCGAGTTCGTCGACGTCGAGGATGATCTCCCACTCGGGCGCATCGGTCACGTAGGACTCCAGCGTCGTCCGGCGCCAGAGCCCGCGGGGATTGGTCGCGTCGCGCCAGAAGTTGTAGAGGAACCGGCCGCGACGTCGGACGAACGGAATCCGGTCGTCGGTGTCGAGGATCGCCAGCGCCGACGCCTCCATGTCGCGGAAGCGGTCCGACGACGAGAGCGTCTCGACGGTCGGTTCGTTGTGGGAGCGTACCCAGGCCAGCGCGTCGTCCCCGGTGACGTCCTCGAGCCACAGAAACGGATCGTCGGTGTCGGTGCTGGTGGAGATGCCGTCGGCCTGCTCGGTCATGGCGTCCAACTTACGCGGGACGGGTGCCGGCCATCGCCGGTGCGGGACCCACCCGCGTCACCTCCGTGCCCGTCCTGGCCGAGATCGTGCCGGTGAACCACGGTATGTGCACGTCAGGGCGTCCTTCGCGGTATGTTTCTCCGCGAGGATGAGGAGATCCGCATGCCCACTTCCGATTCGGTCCCTGTCCGACGCTCCGGCCCAGGTGCCGCGGGGCGAACCCCACGATGGCACGGCCCGAGATGGGGACGCGTGTCACTCGCGGCCTGCTCGGCCCTGTCGGTTGTCGCGCTCGTCGCAGCCTGCGACACCGCCTCGTCGGGTACCGGCAACCCGCCGGCCGAACCGTCAGGGGCGTCGGCACTGGTGAACCCGAACGCCGTGGACGCGATGCCGCTACCCGCCGGTGCGGTGGACAAAGCGGTCGGACAGCTCGACGGGCTCGTCGGGTCGTTGATGTCGTCGACGGGCCTGCCCGGACTCGCGGTGGCGGTGGTGTCGGGCGGAGAGACGAAGTATGCGAAGGGGTTCGGGGTCAAGGACCTGACGACCGGGCAGAAGGTCGATCCGAACACGGTCTTTCAGCTCGCGTCCGTGTCGAAGTCGGTCGGATCGACGGTGGTCGGTGCGGCGGTCACCGACAAGACGGTTGCCTGGGACATGCCGATCGTCGAGGGGCTGCCCTGGTTCGCGCTCGCCGAACCGTACGTCACCCGGACCGTGACCGTCGGCGACATGTACTCGCACCGATCCGGTCTGCCCGATCACGCCGGCGACAAACTCGAGGACATGGGCTACTCGCAGACCGAGGTCCTCCAGCGGCTTCGGTTCATGCCTCTCGACCCGTTCCGGATCAGCTACGCGTACACCAACTTCGGTGTCACCACCGGTGGTGAGGCGGTCGCCGCGAAGGCCGGCAAGGACTGGCCGACGCTGTCGCAGGACCTCATCTACGGGCCGCTGGGCATGACCAGCACCAGTTCCCGCTTCGCCGACTTCGAGAAGCGGGCCGACCGAGCCGTCGGGCACATCAAGATCGACGGCAAATGGGCCAAGACCGACATCCCCCGGGACCCCGACGCCCAGTCGCCGGCCGGCGGCGTCAGTTCGACGGTCAACGACATGGCCATCTGGCTGAAGATGGTTCTGGCGCAGGGCAAACACAACGGAGCTGAGATAGTCGCCCCGGACGCGCTGCTGCCCGCGGTGTCGCCGCAGATCGTCTCGAATCCGCCGGCGAACCCGGATGCCCGCGCCGGCTTCTACGGCTACGGGTTCAACGTCGGCGTGACCACCGACGCGCGTACCCAGTTCAGTCACGCCGGCGCCTTCGCGTCCGGTGCCGGCACCGTGTTCTCGATCCTGCCGTCGGCGGACACCGCGATTGTCGTGCTGTCCAACGCCGCCCCCATCGGCGCGGTCGACGCCCTGGCAGCGGAGTTCATGGACCTCGTGCAGTTCGGTGAGATCCGCAGTGACTGGCGGGACTTGTATGCCAAGGCCTATGCGCCCCTGGGGGTCCCGGCCGGCGAGCTCGTCGGGAAGGAACGGCCGGCGAATCCGGCGCCGTCGCTTCCGTTGCCGTCCTTTGTGGGCACCTACGCGAACGCCGTGTACGGGCCGGCCGAGGTCGTGGAACGGGACGGCAAGCTGGTCCTCGAGATGGGGCCGGGCGGCGTTCGCAAACATGAACTCGCCCATTGGGACGGCAACACGTTCACCTTCACCCTGCACGACGAGAACGCCGAACTCGGCAGCATCTCCCGGGTGACTTTCGACGGCCCGAAGATGACGATCGAGTACTACGACGACGAAGAGAGCGACGGGGTCTTCCTACGGAGCTGAGGCAGCTGTCGCGTATCGAGGCGGTCCGCGCCACGACACGCGACAGCTACCGGGTCGGTTCAGGTTGCCGGCGATGGAACCGCCAGCGGATCGGGCACCTCGCCGGTGCGGATCGGGCACCGCGTGTGCGAGTAGATCGTCGGCATGCAGAGGTTGCAGTGCACGCACTTCGACGTCGTCGTCGGGTCGGCGGCGATGCGCAGCGGCAGGTCCGGTTCACGCAGAATCGCCCGGCCCATCGCCATGAACTCGAAGCCCTCGGCCATCGCGGTGTCCATCGAGGCCCGGTCGGTGATGCCGCCGAGCAGGATCATCGGCAGGTCGACGGCCTTTCGAAGTTCGCGCGCGAGCGGCAGCAGGTAGCCGTCGTGGTACTGGTAGCGCTTGAGGAAGATCGGTGCGAAAGCCTTGAGCCCGTACTTCATCGGACCGGAGAAGGCTGCGGCGAACTCCTTACGAGGGGCCTCGCCGTGGAACAGGTACATCGGGTTGAGCAGCGAGCTGCCCGCGGTGGGTTCGATGGCGTCGAGGTGGCCGTCGGACTCCAGCAGCTGGGCCACCCGGCATGCCTCGTCCACATTGAAACTGCTCAGCTTGGCGCGCCCCTTCGCACGCGCCTCCGGCGACCGTTCGATATCGGGCTTGCCGACGCCGTCGTAGGTGTTGAGCTTCACCCCAGATCGCGGCCTCGTCCCCGACCTCCTCGCGCACGCTCTCGACGACCTCGCGTGCCATGCGCGCACGGTTGACCAGGCTGCCACCGTACCCGTCGCGCCGGTGGTTGAGCAGGGGAGACAGGAAGCTGGAGATGAGATAGTTGTGGCCGCAGTGGATCTCGAGTCCGTCGAAGCCGGAGTCGACGGCGATGCGGGCGGCCTGCCGGAACTTCACCCGCAGCTCGGCGATGTCGGAGACACTCGCCTTGTGGGTCAGCGACATCCCCATCGGTGCGGGGATGCGACCCGGACCCCAGGCCTTCGCACGGTTCGAGACCGAGTTCGCGACTGCGCCGGCATGGCCGAGTTGTGCGGCCGCGAGTGCGCCCTCGGAGTGGATGGCGTCGGTCAGCTTGCGCAGACCTGGCATCGCCTCGGGACGCATCCAGATCTGGTGGCGGTCGGTGCGACCCTCCGGTGAGACCGCGCAGTAGGCGACGGTGCTCATCGCGACACCGCCCGCCGCGACCTCGCGGTGGAACTCGACGAGTTCGTCGGTGACGAGTGCGTCGGGCGTCATGCCCTCGAAGGTGGCGCACTTGATCAGTCGGTTCCGCAGGGTGAGCGGGCCGAGTTGGGCGGGGCTGAACGGTCCGGCGTCGGGGCTGTCCACGTCGGTTCCTCTCAATCGTTTTCGTTCTCGGACGGAATACTTCGGCTCCTCGCGGAAGCCCGGAGCTTGCGGAGGGCTGTCACGAAGGGGGCGGTGCCGACAAGCCCGCGGTGACGAATCCCGCGAGTGCGTCGACGGCCGGGGCGTCGAGCGGTTCGGTGCTGCCGAAGCGCAGCAGTATCAGCTGGAAGGCGAGTGCCCAGCGGCGCCGTGCCGCGCGGGTGGGGAGTCCCGGGATGGCGTCGAGCAGGATGTCGGCGAACGGGTCGAGCCCGAACCACCGGGCGGTCCAGTTGACGTTCGGATGGCTGAGCACAAACCGCGACAGCAGGCGTAGGTGCAGGTGACCTGTCGGATCGGCCTGGAGTTCGACGAAGGGGGCGAGCAGCACGTCCACGATGTGCCGCACCGAATCGGTCCCGGGGTCGATCGAGGACACCGCGTCGGCCCAGCACGGGGCCAGCCGTGACTCGAGCAGCGCGATGGTCAGGTCGTCCTTGGTGCCGAAGTGGTAGTGGACGGCGGCGGGGTTGGCGTCGGCGGCGGCGCAGATCGCGCGAACGGACACCTTGTCGTAGCCGTCGGCCAGGAAGAGGCGCTCAGCGACGGCGAGCAGGGCCTCTCGGGTGCCGGTCGACCCGGCCCCGGACGGCGTCGAGTCGGTGGTCTGGGTCACAGATGGGATGAAACCACAGATCAAACAGCGTTTCAATCATTGATTGAACCCGCGGAGAAGTTACCGCAGAGTAGTGGGACGGACTGCGGCGATCGACAGAGGAGACGTAGGGTGGCTGTCGTGGCTGAACACTTTCAAACAGTTGTATTGGGTGCAGGTCCAGGTGGGTACGTAGCCGCGATCCGGTCGGCTCAACTGGGCATGAAAACCGCCGTCATCGAGGAGAAGTACTGGGGCGGTGTATGTCTCAACGTCGGATGTATCCCGTCCAAGGCGTTGCTGCGGAACGCGGAGCTCGCGCACATCTTCAACCACCAGGCCAAGACGTTCGGCATGAGTGGCGACGTGTCCTTCGACTTCGGCGCGGCGTTCGACCGCAGCCGCAAGGTCTCGGACGGCATCGTCAAGGGCGTCCACTACCTGATGAAGAAGAACAAGATCACCGAGATCGACGGCTATGGCGTCTTCACCGATGCCAAAACCATCACCGTGGGCGATCGCCAGATCACCTTCGACAACGTCATCATCGACACCGGCTCGACCGTGAAGCTGCTGCCGGGCGTCGAACTGTCGGAGAACGTGGTCACCTACGAGACCCAGATCCTCACCCGTGAACTGCCCGAGTCCATCGTCATCGTCGGCGCGGGCGCCATCGGTATGGAGTTCGGCTACGTGATGGCCAACTACGGCGTCGACGTCACCATCGTCGAGTTCCTCGACCGCGTCCTGCCCAACGAGGACGCCGACTCGTCGAAGGCCGTCGCCAAGGAATACAAGAAGCTCGGCGTCAAGCTGCTGACCTCCACCAAGGTGCAGTCCGTCACCGACAACGGCGACAGCGTCACCGTCACCTACAAGGACGCGAAGGACTCCGAAGGCGAGCTGACCGTCGACAAGGTCCTCATGTCCGTGGGCTTCGCCCCGCGCGTCGAGGGCTTCGGTCTCGAGAAGACCGGTGTCGAGCTCACCGACCGCGGCGCCATCGCGATCGACGACTACATGCGGACCAACGTCGAGGGCATCTACGCCATCGGTGACGTGACCGCCAAGCTGCAGCTCGCGCACGTCGCCGAGGCTCAGGGTGTCGTCGCCGCAGAGACCATCGCCGGCGAGGAGACCATGACGCTGGGCGACTACCGCTTCATGCCGCGCGCCACCTTCTGCCAGCCGCAGGTCGCCTCGTTCGGCCTCACCGAGGCGCAGGCCAAGGACGAGGGTTACAACGTGAAGGCCACCACGTTCCCGTTCACCGCCAACGGCAAGGCGCAGGGCCTCGGCGAGACCGCCGGCTTCGCCAAGCTGGTCACCAACGCCGACACCGACGAACTGCTCGGCGGTCACCTGGTGGGCGACAACGTCTCCGAGATGCTCCCGGAGATGACCCTGGCCCACAAGTGGGACCTCACCGCCAAAGAACTGGCCCGCAATGTGCACACCCACCCGACCATGTCGGAGGCGCTGCAGGAGACGTTCCACGGCGCGATCGGGCACATGATCAACCTGTAGAAGCCCACTTTGCGAAGTGAGGGATTCGTGCCGGAAAAACGGTACGAATCCCTCATTTTGTTTGCATGGTTCCGGCGAGTGGCAATTTCGTGCCAATTCCGAGGAACAAATCTGCGCATGAATGCGGGACCCGGTGTGAGGTTCTCCGTCGGATGCCGGGAAAAGAATGAATACACGGTATAACCAAAAGTCATGACCACAACGATCCTTCACAATGCTCGCCTGATCGATGGGACCGGCGCCGAACCGATCGCCGACGCGGTCGTCGTGATCGACGACGGCAAGATCACCTACGCCGGTGCGGCTTCCGGTGCCCCCCAGATCGACGAATCGGCGAAGCCGGTGAAGGTGGATGTCGGCGGCAACACCGTGACCCCCGGGTTCTTCGACTGCCACGTGCATCTCTCGTTGCCGGGCACCAAGGGCTCGCCGATCATGGCCGCGATGGTGCCGGCGTCGTACCGATTCTTCGAGCTCATCGACCGGCTCAAGGTCACCATCGAGGCCGGTGTCACCACCGTCCGCGACCTCATGGGTGTCGACGTGGGCGTCCGCGACGCCGTCGCCCACGGTCTGGTCGCCGGCCCGCGTCTGCTGGTCGCCGACAAGATGCTCAGCCAGACCGGTGGCCACGCCGACTTCCACATCCCGTCGGGCCTCAGCGGGACCGGCCTGATCGGTGGTGAGCTGGTCGACACCGTCGACGAGGCGCGCAAGGCCGTCCGCGAGCTGCTCCGCAGCGGCGTCGACGTCATCAAGGTCGCCTCCAGCGGCGGTGTCTCCTCGCCCAGTGACGATCCCGACTGGCTGGGTGCCCGCACCGAGATCGTCGCCGCGCTGGTCGAAGAGGCCGAGAACTACGGCGGACGCAAGGTCGCCGCGCACGCGATCGGTTTCCTCGGTATCCAGGCCGCCGTCCAGGGTGGCGCGCACTCCATCGAGCACGGGTACGCACTCACCGACGAACTCCGTACGGAGATGGTCGAGCGCGGTCAGTTCCTGGTCCCCACTCTGATCGAGACACTGAAGCCGGACACCGCGACGCCGCAGGCGGTCGCCAAGTCCGAGAAGTGGCACAAGCTGGCTCACGAGTCCATCGCGGCGTCGGTCGATGCCGGGATCAAGGTCGCCGTCGGCACCGACGCCGGTCTGGTGCCCGACCACGGTGCCACCCTCGGCGAGCTCGGCTGCCTGGTGAAGTTCGGTGGCATGACCCCGATGCAGGCGATCGTCGCCGGCACCAAGACCTCCGCCGAGCTCTGCGACGTCGCCGACAAGCTGGGCACCCTGGAGGCGGGCAAGCTCGCCGACGTCGTCGTCGTCAAGGGTGATCCGCTCGCCGACATCGACTCGCTCGCCGACCATGACAACATCCTTCTGGTCCTCAAGGAGGGCAAAGCAGCTTCCAATCGTGGCGGTTACGCGGTCTGATCGGTTTCGACCGACCGATCTCGTGAGAGCCGGTGACCGTTCGGTCACCGGCTCTTGTCGTATACGTCAGGCGCACTCACCGACCATTCGCTGAACGACAGACGAATAAGACGCGCGCCGACGAGTGCATTCTCGGAGAATTCGACGAGAAACGGAAAGGCGCGGGGGCGGGCTAGGCTCGGAACGGTGAGTTCCGACGAGCGTGCCCGGGAATGGGAGTTGCCATGGCAGCTCGACGTCCGGGGTACAGTCGGCCATCTCCGACGCGGCGCCGGCGACCCCACGTTCGTCTACGGCAACGACGGGTCGATCTGGCGCGCCGTGCAGACCCCCGACGGTCCCGGCACCGTGACTCTGCGCATCGACGGTTCGCGGGTGCTGGGACGCGCGTGGGGACCCGGCGGCGACTGGCTGCTCGAGCAGTTGCCGGACTTCCTCGGCGCGTCCGACGAGCCGGAGGCGATGGCGGTGCACGACGAGGTGGTCGCCGGACTCGTCCGCCGGTCGGCGGGCCTGCGGATCGGCCGCACCGACCGGGTGTGGGAGGCGCTGGTACCGGCGATCCTCGAGCAGAAGGTGGTCGGGGCGGAGGCCTTCCGTGCGTGGCGGTACCTGGTGCGGCGTTTCGGCGAGCCTGCACCGGGCCCGGTACCCGGCACGATGCGTGTTCCGCCGCCGCGTGCCGCGTGGGCAGACATCCCCTCGTGGGAA
The sequence above is drawn from the Gordonia rubripertincta genome and encodes:
- a CDS encoding TerD family protein; translation: MGIDYTKRPKAQPPHPPTPPASTPPAPVQGQQPPAQPVSLSKITLTKSAPSISLSKQGATTGQVRVNLSWTANSSGGGFFRKAKGIDLDLGCLWEFTDGSKGIVQALGNSFQAPREGQPIIYLDGDDRSGSGGENMYIDLAATNRIRRILIFAYIYEGTPNWASANGVVTLSPVSGPQIEVRLDEADQSAISCAIALLENRGGELVINREVRYIRGAQDKVDEAYGWGMNWRGARK
- a CDS encoding prolyl oligopeptidase family serine peptidase; translated protein: MTEQADGISTSTDTDDPFLWLEDVTGDDALAWVRSHNEPTVETLSSSDRFRDMEASALAILDTDDRIPFVRRRGRFLYNFWRDATNPRGLWRRTTLESYVTDAPEWEIILDVDELARTEDENWVWSGATVLRPEYERALVSLSRGGADASVIREFDIPTRQWITDGFSLPENKSSVRWIDRDTVYVGTDFGDQPDGVGSLTDSGYPRVVKRWSRGTPLEAATTVFAGEKSDVSVHAIYDDTPGFERHFILRSTDFFNSLMFELRGGEPELVDVPTDAHAGVRMNWLLVMTRSEWTVDGTTHAPGTLLAFDYDDYRAGGRDATVLFTPDAHTSLVDYAYTRSQLIIVTLHDVHTRVEVRKLGSWEVIDFPGLPGLATVSVLDTDPDESDEVFWMATSFTDPPSLLHSNGTAPEVIKRSPRYFDSESVIAEQHFATSDDGTQIPYFVIRRREVTSGPTLLYGYGGFENSLTPSYLSLSGKNWIERGGIYVIANIRGGGEYGPSWHTQAQKAGRHKVYEDFAAVARALVDGDLTTPEQLGAQGGSNGGLLMGVMLTRYPELFGALVCQVPLIDMKRYHLLLAGASWVAEYGDPDDPEQWEFMKPFSPYQNIDPGASYPPILVTTSTRDDRVHPGHARKLVARLEESGHEVLYYENIEGGHGGAADNKQAAFKSALAFEFLWRTLAPETD
- a CDS encoding serine hydrolase, which produces MSLAACSALSVVALVAACDTASSGTGNPPAEPSGASALVNPNAVDAMPLPAGAVDKAVGQLDGLVGSLMSSTGLPGLAVAVVSGGETKYAKGFGVKDLTTGQKVDPNTVFQLASVSKSVGSTVVGAAVTDKTVAWDMPIVEGLPWFALAEPYVTRTVTVGDMYSHRSGLPDHAGDKLEDMGYSQTEVLQRLRFMPLDPFRISYAYTNFGVTTGGEAVAAKAGKDWPTLSQDLIYGPLGMTSTSSRFADFEKRADRAVGHIKIDGKWAKTDIPRDPDAQSPAGGVSSTVNDMAIWLKMVLAQGKHNGAEIVAPDALLPAVSPQIVSNPPANPDARAGFYGYGFNVGVTTDARTQFSHAGAFASGAGTVFSILPSADTAIVVLSNAAPIGAVDALAAEFMDLVQFGEIRSDWRDLYAKAYAPLGVPAGELVGKERPANPAPSLPLPSFVGTYANAVYGPAEVVERDGKLVLEMGPGGVRKHELAHWDGNTFTFTLHDENAELGSISRVTFDGPKMTIEYYDDEESDGVFLRS
- a CDS encoding TetR/AcrR family transcriptional regulator; the protein is MTQTTDSTPSGAGSTGTREALLAVAERLFLADGYDKVSVRAICAAADANPAAVHYHFGTKDDLTIALLESRLAPCWADAVSSIDPGTDSVRHIVDVLLAPFVELQADPTGHLHLRLLSRFVLSHPNVNWTARWFGLDPFADILLDAIPGLPTRAARRRWALAFQLILLRFGSTEPLDAPAVDALAGFVTAGLSAPPPS
- the lpdA gene encoding dihydrolipoyl dehydrogenase; translation: MAEHFQTVVLGAGPGGYVAAIRSAQLGMKTAVIEEKYWGGVCLNVGCIPSKALLRNAELAHIFNHQAKTFGMSGDVSFDFGAAFDRSRKVSDGIVKGVHYLMKKNKITEIDGYGVFTDAKTITVGDRQITFDNVIIDTGSTVKLLPGVELSENVVTYETQILTRELPESIVIVGAGAIGMEFGYVMANYGVDVTIVEFLDRVLPNEDADSSKAVAKEYKKLGVKLLTSTKVQSVTDNGDSVTVTYKDAKDSEGELTVDKVLMSVGFAPRVEGFGLEKTGVELTDRGAIAIDDYMRTNVEGIYAIGDVTAKLQLAHVAEAQGVVAAETIAGEETMTLGDYRFMPRATFCQPQVASFGLTEAQAKDEGYNVKATTFPFTANGKAQGLGETAGFAKLVTNADTDELLGGHLVGDNVSEMLPEMTLAHKWDLTAKELARNVHTHPTMSEALQETFHGAIGHMINL
- a CDS encoding metal-dependent hydrolase family protein translates to MTTTILHNARLIDGTGAEPIADAVVVIDDGKITYAGAASGAPQIDESAKPVKVDVGGNTVTPGFFDCHVHLSLPGTKGSPIMAAMVPASYRFFELIDRLKVTIEAGVTTVRDLMGVDVGVRDAVAHGLVAGPRLLVADKMLSQTGGHADFHIPSGLSGTGLIGGELVDTVDEARKAVRELLRSGVDVIKVASSGGVSSPSDDPDWLGARTEIVAALVEEAENYGGRKVAAHAIGFLGIQAAVQGGAHSIEHGYALTDELRTEMVERGQFLVPTLIETLKPDTATPQAVAKSEKWHKLAHESIAASVDAGIKVAVGTDAGLVPDHGATLGELGCLVKFGGMTPMQAIVAGTKTSAELCDVADKLGTLEAGKLADVVVVKGDPLADIDSLADHDNILLVLKEGKAASNRGGYAV
- a CDS encoding DNA-3-methyladenine glycosylase family protein, encoding MSSDERAREWELPWQLDVRGTVGHLRRGAGDPTFVYGNDGSIWRAVQTPDGPGTVTLRIDGSRVLGRAWGPGGDWLLEQLPDFLGASDEPEAMAVHDEVVAGLVRRSAGLRIGRTDRVWEALVPAILEQKVVGAEAFRAWRYLVRRFGEPAPGPVPGTMRVPPPRAAWADIPSWEWHRSGIEPVRMRTIRGATAMDVEHHHDRLRLLRGVGRWTEAETRARAVGDTDAVSVGDYHIPTLVGLTLIGEPVDDAGMLELLEPYAGQRRRIIRMVELHGVRRERRGPRMTVRDYRSF